A genomic segment from Klebsiella africana encodes:
- the sapA gene encoding ABC transporter substrate-binding protein SapA, which translates to MRLKLSSLLAAVSLLCGQAFAAPALPDRADIRDSGFVYCVSGQVNTFNPQKVSSGLIVDTLAAQIYDRLLDVDPYTYRLVPELAESWEVLDNGATYRFHLRRHVPFQRTAWFTPTRDFNADDVIFTFGRIFNRDHPWHNVNGSNFPYFDSLQFADSVESVRKLDNQTVEFRLKRPDASFLWHLATHYASITSAEYAARLTQDDRQEQLDRQPVGTGPFQLSEYRTGQYIRLQRHPGYWRGKPLMPQVVVDLGSGGTGRLSKLLTGECDVLAWPAASQLTILRDDPRLRLTLRPGMNIAWLAFNTAKPPLDNPEVRHALALAINNQRLMQSIYYGTAETAASMLPRASWAYDNDAKITEYNPQEARARLKALGLENLTLKLWVPTSSQAWNPSPLKTAELIQADMAQIGVKVIIMPVEGRFQEARLMDMNHDLTLSGWATDSNDPDSFFRPLLSCAAIASQTNFAHWCNREFDDVLQKALISQQLASRMDAYKEAQQILARELPVLPLASSLRLQAYRYDMKGLVLSPFGNASFAGVSREKTEEVKKP; encoded by the coding sequence ATGCGCCTGAAATTGTCATCTCTCCTGGCAGCGGTTTCCCTGCTGTGTGGGCAGGCTTTTGCCGCCCCTGCGCTCCCCGACCGCGCCGATATCCGCGACAGCGGTTTCGTCTATTGCGTCAGCGGCCAGGTGAATACCTTTAATCCGCAGAAAGTCAGCAGCGGACTGATCGTCGATACGCTGGCGGCGCAGATCTACGATCGCCTGCTTGACGTCGACCCCTATACCTACCGGCTGGTCCCTGAGCTGGCGGAGAGCTGGGAGGTTCTCGATAACGGCGCTACGTACCGCTTTCACCTGCGCCGCCACGTCCCGTTTCAGCGCACAGCGTGGTTTACCCCGACCCGGGACTTTAATGCCGATGACGTCATTTTCACCTTTGGCCGTATTTTTAACCGCGACCATCCCTGGCACAACGTCAACGGCAGCAACTTCCCCTACTTCGACAGTCTGCAGTTTGCTGATAGCGTGGAGAGCGTGCGTAAGCTGGATAATCAAACCGTGGAGTTTCGCCTCAAGCGGCCGGACGCCTCGTTCCTCTGGCATCTGGCCACTCACTATGCGTCGATTACCTCTGCCGAATACGCCGCCCGCTTAACGCAAGATGATCGTCAGGAGCAGCTGGATCGCCAGCCGGTGGGTACCGGTCCGTTCCAGTTATCCGAATATCGTACCGGGCAGTACATCCGCCTGCAGCGCCACCCCGGCTACTGGCGCGGTAAGCCGTTGATGCCCCAGGTGGTCGTCGACCTCGGCTCCGGCGGTACCGGCCGTCTGTCGAAACTGCTCACCGGAGAATGCGACGTGCTGGCCTGGCCTGCCGCCAGCCAGTTGACGATCCTACGTGACGACCCGCGCCTGCGCCTGACGCTGCGTCCGGGCATGAACATCGCCTGGCTGGCCTTCAACACCGCCAAGCCGCCGCTGGATAACCCGGAGGTGCGCCATGCCCTGGCGCTGGCCATTAACAACCAGCGCCTGATGCAGTCCATCTACTATGGCACCGCGGAGACAGCGGCCTCCATGCTGCCGCGCGCCTCGTGGGCCTACGATAACGACGCTAAAATTACTGAATATAATCCGCAGGAGGCCCGCGCCCGCCTGAAAGCCCTGGGGCTGGAAAACCTGACCCTCAAGCTGTGGGTGCCCACCAGCTCGCAGGCGTGGAACCCCAGCCCGTTGAAAACGGCGGAGCTTATCCAGGCGGATATGGCGCAGATTGGCGTCAAGGTGATTATCATGCCGGTGGAGGGACGCTTCCAGGAGGCGCGGCTGATGGACATGAACCATGACCTGACGCTCTCCGGCTGGGCGACGGACAGTAACGACCCGGACAGTTTCTTCCGGCCGTTGCTGAGCTGCGCGGCGATCGCCTCGCAAACCAACTTTGCCCACTGGTGTAACCGGGAATTTGATGACGTACTGCAAAAAGCGCTGATCTCGCAGCAGCTCGCCTCGCGGATGGACGCGTACAAAGAGGCGCAGCAGATCCTCGCCCGCGAACTACCGGTCCTGCCACTGGCCTCATCGCTGCGGCTGCAGGCTTATCGCTACGATATGAAAGGCCTGGTGCTCAGCCCCTTCGGTAACGCTTCGTTCGCTGGCGTATCGCGGGAGAAAACCGAAGAGGTGAAAAAACCATGA
- the sapB gene encoding putrescine export ABC transporter permease SapB, giving the protein MIIFTLRRLLLLLVTLFFLTFVGFSLSYFTPHAPLQGASLWNAWLFWFEGVLHWDFGVSSINGQLISEQLREVFPATMELCILAFGFALLIGIPVGMIAGVMRNKWPDTLISAVALVGFSIPVFWLALLLTLFFSLTLGWFPVSGRFDLLYEVKNVTGFALIDAWLSDSPWRHEMIVSAARHMVLPVLTLAVAPTTEVIRLMRISTSEVYDTNYVKAAATRGVSRRKILLRHVLHNALPPVIPRLGLQFSTMLTLAMITEMVFSWPGLGRWLINAIRQQDYAAISAGVMVIGALVIIVNVISDILGAMANPLKHKEWYALR; this is encoded by the coding sequence ATGATTATTTTTACCCTGCGCCGTCTGCTGCTGTTGCTGGTCACCCTCTTTTTTCTGACCTTTGTCGGCTTCAGCCTGAGCTATTTCACCCCTCATGCCCCGCTGCAGGGGGCCTCGCTGTGGAATGCCTGGCTGTTCTGGTTTGAAGGGGTGCTGCACTGGGATTTTGGCGTCTCCAGCATTAACGGCCAACTGATTTCTGAGCAGCTGCGCGAGGTGTTCCCGGCGACCATGGAGCTGTGCATCCTCGCCTTTGGCTTTGCCCTGCTGATTGGCATTCCGGTGGGCATGATCGCCGGCGTAATGCGCAACAAATGGCCCGATACGCTGATCAGCGCCGTTGCGCTGGTCGGTTTCTCGATCCCGGTCTTCTGGCTGGCGCTGCTGCTGACCCTCTTTTTCTCCCTGACCCTTGGTTGGTTTCCGGTCTCCGGCCGTTTCGATCTACTGTATGAGGTAAAAAACGTCACTGGTTTCGCACTGATCGACGCCTGGCTCTCGGACTCGCCGTGGCGCCATGAGATGATCGTCAGCGCCGCCCGGCATATGGTGCTGCCGGTGCTGACCCTGGCGGTCGCCCCCACCACTGAAGTGATCCGCCTGATGCGCATCAGCACCAGCGAGGTGTATGACACCAACTACGTAAAAGCGGCCGCCACCCGCGGCGTGTCGCGACGCAAAATTCTACTGCGCCATGTACTGCATAACGCCCTGCCGCCGGTGATCCCGCGTCTCGGCCTGCAGTTTTCCACCATGCTCACCCTGGCGATGATCACCGAGATGGTGTTCAGCTGGCCCGGACTGGGCCGCTGGCTGATCAACGCCATCCGCCAGCAGGACTACGCGGCAATTTCCGCCGGCGTCATGGTCATTGGCGCGCTGGTTATTATTGTCAACGTGATTTCCGATATTCTCGGTGCCATGGCTAACCCGCTGAAACATAAGGAATGGTATGCCCTACGATAG
- the sapC gene encoding putrescine export ABC transporter permease SapC — protein sequence MPYDSVYLEKRPPGALRTVWRKFYGDTTAMIGLYGCAGLLLLCVFGGWFAPYGIDQQFLGYQLLPPSWSRYGEVSFFLGTDDLGRDVLSRLLSGAAPTVGGAFVVTLGATLFGLVLGVIAGSTHGLRSAVMNHILDTLLSIPSLLLAIIVVAFAGPHLSHAMFAVWLALLPRMVRSVYSMVHDELEKEYIIAARLDGASTLNILLFAILPNIASGLVTEITRALSMAILDIAALGFLDLGAQLPSPEWGAMLGDALELIYVAPWTVMLPGAAIMLSVLLVNLLGDGIRRAIIAGVQ from the coding sequence ATGCCCTACGATAGCGTTTATCTGGAAAAGCGTCCGCCCGGTGCGCTGCGCACCGTATGGCGTAAGTTCTATGGCGACACCACGGCGATGATCGGCCTGTACGGCTGCGCGGGCCTGCTGCTGCTCTGCGTCTTCGGCGGCTGGTTCGCCCCCTACGGCATCGACCAGCAGTTTCTGGGCTACCAACTGTTGCCGCCGTCGTGGTCGCGCTACGGCGAAGTCTCCTTCTTCCTGGGGACCGATGACCTCGGCCGCGATGTGCTGAGCCGGCTGCTAAGCGGCGCGGCGCCCACCGTTGGCGGGGCTTTTGTCGTCACCCTTGGCGCTACGCTGTTTGGCCTGGTGCTGGGTGTGATTGCCGGTTCAACCCACGGCCTGCGCTCGGCAGTGATGAATCATATCCTCGATACCCTGCTCTCCATCCCCTCGCTGTTGCTGGCGATCATCGTCGTCGCCTTTGCCGGGCCGCATCTCAGCCATGCGATGTTCGCCGTCTGGCTGGCGCTGCTGCCGCGCATGGTGCGCTCCGTCTACAGCATGGTCCACGACGAGCTGGAGAAAGAGTACATCATCGCCGCCCGCCTCGACGGAGCCTCGACGCTGAATATTCTGCTGTTTGCCATTCTGCCCAATATCGCCTCCGGCCTGGTGACCGAGATCACCCGCGCCCTGTCGATGGCCATCCTGGATATCGCCGCCCTGGGCTTTCTTGACCTCGGCGCCCAGTTGCCTTCCCCGGAGTGGGGAGCGATGCTGGGCGATGCGCTGGAGCTTATCTATGTGGCGCCGTGGACCGTCATGCTGCCCGGGGCGGCGATCATGCTCAGCGTACTGCTGGTCAACCTGCTGGGCGACGGGATTCGCCGGGCGATCATTGCCGGGGTTCAATAA
- the sapD gene encoding putrescine export ABC transporter ATP-binding protein SapD — protein sequence MPLLDIRHLTIEFKTNEGWVKAVDRVSLTLTEGEIRGLVGESGSGKSLIAKAICGVTKDNWRVTADRMRFDDIDLLRLSNRERRKLIGHNVSMIFQEPQSCLDPSERIGQQLIQSIPGWTYKGRWWQRLGWRKRRAIELLHRVGIKDHKDAMRSFPYQLTEGECQKVMIAIALANQPRLLIADEPTNAMEPTTQAQIIRLLTRLNQNNNTTILLISHDLQMLSKWADKINVMYCGQTVESGPSEELITLPHHPYTQALIRAIPDFGSAMPHKSRLNTLPGAIPLLEQLPIGCRLGPRCPYAQRECIETPRLTGARNHLYACHFPLNMEKE from the coding sequence ATGCCGTTACTCGATATTCGTCACTTAACCATCGAATTTAAAACCAACGAAGGCTGGGTAAAAGCCGTCGATCGTGTCAGCCTGACCCTGACCGAGGGCGAGATCCGCGGCCTGGTGGGCGAATCCGGTTCCGGGAAAAGCCTGATTGCCAAAGCTATCTGCGGCGTGACTAAAGACAACTGGCGGGTCACGGCCGACCGTATGCGGTTCGATGACATCGACCTGCTGCGACTGTCGAACCGCGAGCGCCGGAAACTTATCGGCCATAACGTGTCGATGATTTTTCAGGAGCCGCAGTCCTGTCTGGATCCCTCTGAGCGCATCGGCCAACAGCTGATTCAGAGTATCCCCGGCTGGACCTATAAGGGGCGCTGGTGGCAACGGCTGGGCTGGCGCAAACGCCGGGCCATTGAGCTGTTGCACCGGGTGGGCATTAAAGATCACAAAGACGCGATGCGCAGCTTCCCCTATCAGTTGACCGAGGGCGAGTGTCAGAAGGTGATGATTGCCATCGCCCTGGCGAACCAGCCGCGTCTGCTGATTGCCGACGAGCCGACCAACGCCATGGAGCCGACCACCCAGGCGCAGATTATTCGCCTGCTGACGCGGCTCAACCAGAACAACAACACCACCATCTTGCTGATCAGCCATGATCTGCAAATGCTCAGCAAATGGGCGGATAAAATCAACGTCATGTACTGCGGGCAGACGGTAGAGAGCGGGCCCAGCGAGGAGCTAATCACCCTCCCGCATCATCCGTACACGCAGGCGTTAATCCGCGCGATCCCGGATTTTGGCAGCGCCATGCCGCATAAAAGTCGCCTCAACACCCTGCCTGGAGCGATCCCGCTGCTGGAGCAGTTGCCTATCGGCTGTCGGCTCGGGCCGCGCTGCCCGTACGCCCAGCGCGAGTGTATCGAAACGCCACGTCTTACCGGGGCGCGTAACCATCTGTACGCCTGTCATTTCCCGTTGAACATGGAGAAAGAGTGA
- the sapF gene encoding putrescine export ABC transporter ATP-binding protein SapF: MVETLLEVRQLSKTFRYRTGWFHRQTVEAVKPLSFTLRERQTLAIIGENGSGKSTLAKMLAGMVEPTSGELLIDDHPLTFGDYSYRSQKIRMIFQDPSTSLNPRQRISQILDFPLRLNTDLDAEARQKQIIDTLRMVGLLPDHVSYYPHMLAPGQKQRLGLARALILRPKVIVCDEALASLDMSMRSQLINLMLELQEKQGISYIYVTQHLGMMKHISDQVLVMHNGEVVERGSTADVLASPLHDLTRRLIAGHFGEALTADAWRKDGK; this comes from the coding sequence ATGGTCGAAACATTGCTGGAAGTTCGCCAACTCAGTAAGACCTTTCGCTACCGCACCGGCTGGTTTCACCGCCAGACTGTGGAGGCGGTTAAGCCGCTGAGCTTCACTTTGCGCGAACGGCAGACGCTGGCGATTATCGGCGAGAATGGCTCCGGGAAATCCACCCTCGCGAAGATGCTGGCGGGCATGGTGGAACCCACCAGCGGCGAACTGCTCATCGACGATCATCCGCTAACTTTCGGGGATTACTCCTACCGCAGCCAGAAGATTCGCATGATCTTTCAGGATCCGTCGACCTCGCTGAATCCGCGCCAGCGCATCTCGCAGATCCTCGATTTTCCGCTGCGCCTGAATACCGATCTCGACGCCGAGGCGCGGCAGAAACAGATTATCGACACCCTGCGCATGGTCGGTCTGCTACCGGACCACGTCAGCTACTACCCCCATATGCTGGCGCCAGGTCAGAAGCAACGTCTCGGCCTCGCCAGGGCGCTGATCCTGCGCCCGAAGGTCATCGTCTGCGATGAAGCGCTGGCCTCGCTGGATATGTCGATGCGCTCCCAGCTCATTAACCTGATGCTGGAGCTACAGGAGAAACAAGGCATCTCCTATATCTATGTTACTCAGCACCTGGGAATGATGAAGCACATCAGCGATCAGGTGCTGGTAATGCATAACGGCGAAGTGGTCGAGCGCGGCAGCACTGCCGATGTGCTGGCCTCACCGCTGCACGACCTGACCCGTCGCCTGATCGCCGGCCACTTCGGTGAAGCCCTCACTGCCGATGCCTGGCGTAAAGACGGGAAATAG
- a CDS encoding purine-cytosine permease family protein: MSERRSIDYIPESERHGHPFSQFTLWFGGNLQITAIVTGALAVVLGGDVVWSLVGLLVGQMLGAAVMSLHALQGPRLGLPQMILSRAQFGVFGAVVPLVLVCIMYIGFSASGTVLAGQAMAKLLNICHVAGMLIFSAIIIVIAVLGYKVIHKLGKLASIVGILAFVYMFITLLLSADLSALAHNNHFSLPTFLLAVSLSSSWQIAFCPYVSDYSRYLPRDVSAMKTCCSVFFGTVLGTQTSMTLGVLTAAIAGSAFPGHEVSYLVGLGKSQAMAMIIYFAICFGKITFTTLNAYGSFMSLTTIVSAFRRQTVLSPTCRIAFVVLMVAASCIIALLSEPAFLKHFTHFLLFLLAFFVPWSAICLTDYYLISKGALDIPALSDPHQRYGFWNLYAISLYIVGVLIQLPFIENPLFHGSLTWIFAGNDVSWMIGWFGTGGLYYALRRFDRRLLPAQSLFPSS, translated from the coding sequence ATGAGTGAAAGGCGGTCAATTGATTACATCCCGGAAAGCGAACGGCATGGACACCCTTTTAGCCAGTTCACTCTGTGGTTTGGCGGCAATCTGCAAATTACGGCAATTGTCACCGGCGCTTTAGCCGTTGTGCTGGGCGGCGACGTCGTGTGGTCGCTGGTCGGGCTTCTGGTCGGTCAGATGCTGGGGGCCGCGGTGATGTCGCTACATGCGCTGCAGGGACCGCGACTCGGACTTCCGCAAATGATCCTTAGCCGCGCCCAGTTTGGCGTTTTTGGCGCGGTGGTGCCGCTGGTGCTGGTTTGCATCATGTATATCGGTTTTTCTGCCAGCGGCACCGTCTTGGCCGGGCAGGCAATGGCCAAACTACTGAATATCTGCCACGTGGCGGGGATGCTGATATTCAGTGCGATTATTATCGTTATCGCCGTCCTCGGTTATAAGGTGATCCACAAGCTGGGCAAACTGGCGAGTATCGTCGGGATTCTGGCCTTCGTTTATATGTTCATCACGCTGCTACTTTCGGCCGATCTCAGTGCGCTTGCGCACAATAACCATTTTTCGCTGCCGACGTTTTTGTTAGCCGTATCGCTCTCCTCATCGTGGCAGATCGCTTTTTGCCCCTATGTATCCGACTATTCACGCTACCTGCCACGTGATGTCTCCGCCATGAAAACGTGCTGCTCGGTGTTTTTCGGCACCGTGTTGGGCACCCAAACGTCGATGACGCTGGGCGTACTCACGGCGGCCATTGCCGGCAGCGCGTTCCCTGGTCACGAGGTGAGCTATCTGGTGGGATTAGGAAAGAGCCAGGCAATGGCCATGATTATCTATTTCGCTATCTGCTTTGGTAAAATTACCTTCACTACCCTGAATGCCTACGGCAGCTTTATGTCGCTGACCACCATTGTTTCCGCCTTCCGCCGGCAAACTGTGCTGTCGCCAACGTGCCGCATTGCATTCGTGGTGCTGATGGTGGCAGCTTCATGCATTATCGCGCTGCTTAGCGAGCCCGCTTTCTTAAAGCATTTCACGCATTTTCTACTGTTTTTGCTGGCGTTCTTTGTGCCGTGGAGCGCCATCTGTCTGACGGATTACTATCTTATCTCGAAGGGCGCCCTCGATATTCCGGCGCTAAGCGACCCGCATCAACGTTATGGTTTCTGGAACCTGTACGCGATTAGCCTGTATATCGTTGGTGTGCTGATCCAGCTGCCGTTCATTGAGAACCCGTTGTTCCACGGTTCACTCACGTGGATCTTCGCCGGTAATGATGTGTCATGGATGATTGGCTGGTTTGGTACCGGGGGGCTTTACTACGCGCTGCGCCGCTTTGACCGCCGGTTGCTGCCGGCGCAGAGTCTTTTCCCTTCCTCCTGA
- a CDS encoding HutD/Ves family protein — MMVPFHFSSLPVTPWKNGGGETREIIRVPAPDPDAPFLWRASIATLQADGPFSPFPGVDRVITLLAGQPLRLCGENINQPLTLWQPWAFPGEWALSSVGIVEPGLDFNIMTQRGRASATVQMVSTAQHPASEGVAYVLQGEWDLSGRRCAAGSGLCWRGGSPGDLHPLGSNGRLLLAEIALK, encoded by the coding sequence ATGATGGTCCCTTTTCACTTTTCGTCGCTTCCCGTCACGCCGTGGAAAAACGGCGGCGGAGAAACGCGCGAAATCATCCGCGTACCCGCTCCAGACCCAGACGCTCCCTTTCTCTGGCGAGCGAGCATCGCCACTCTGCAGGCGGATGGTCCTTTCTCCCCTTTCCCAGGCGTTGACCGGGTGATCACCCTGCTGGCGGGACAGCCGTTACGGCTGTGTGGCGAGAATATCAACCAGCCGCTGACGCTCTGGCAGCCGTGGGCGTTCCCCGGCGAATGGGCCCTGTCCAGCGTTGGGATCGTTGAGCCAGGGCTGGACTTTAATATCATGACCCAGCGCGGACGAGCATCGGCGACGGTGCAAATGGTGAGCACTGCACAACACCCGGCCAGCGAAGGGGTCGCTTATGTGCTGCAGGGCGAGTGGGATCTGTCAGGGCGGCGCTGCGCCGCCGGCAGCGGCCTCTGCTGGCGCGGTGGATCCCCGGGGGATCTGCATCCCCTGGGCAGCAATGGACGTCTGCTGCTGGCGGAGATCGCGCTCAAATAA
- the fabI gene encoding enoyl-ACP reductase FabI, translated as MGFLSGKRILITGVASKLSIAYGIAQAMHREGAELAFTYQNEKLKGRVEEFAAALGSDIVLPCDVAEDESISALFTELEKVWPKFDGFVHSIGFAPADQLDGDYVDVVTREGFKIAHDISAYSFVAMAKACRTMLNPGSALLTLSYLGAERAIPNYNVMGLAKASLEANVRYMANAMGPEGVRVNAISAGPIRTLAASGIKDFRKMLAHCEAVTPIRRTVTIEDVGNSAAFLCSNLSAGISGEVVHVDGGFNIAAMNELELK; from the coding sequence ATGGGTTTTCTTTCCGGTAAGCGCATTTTGATCACTGGCGTCGCCAGCAAACTGTCCATCGCCTACGGTATTGCGCAGGCAATGCACCGTGAAGGCGCGGAACTGGCATTCACCTATCAGAACGAAAAACTGAAAGGTCGCGTCGAAGAATTTGCTGCCGCGCTGGGTTCTGACATTGTGCTGCCGTGCGACGTTGCTGAAGATGAGAGCATCTCCGCGCTGTTCACCGAGCTGGAAAAAGTCTGGCCAAAATTCGATGGTTTCGTCCACTCTATCGGTTTTGCCCCGGCTGACCAGTTAGACGGCGACTACGTTGACGTTGTCACTCGCGAAGGTTTCAAAATCGCACACGACATCAGCGCCTACAGCTTTGTGGCGATGGCTAAGGCCTGCCGCACCATGCTGAACCCGGGTTCGGCTCTGCTGACGCTCTCCTACCTGGGCGCAGAGCGCGCCATCCCGAACTACAACGTGATGGGTCTGGCCAAAGCCTCTCTGGAAGCTAACGTCCGCTATATGGCCAACGCCATGGGTCCGGAAGGCGTTCGCGTCAACGCCATCTCTGCCGGCCCGATCCGTACGCTGGCTGCTTCTGGCATTAAAGATTTCCGTAAAATGCTGGCGCACTGCGAAGCGGTCACCCCGATCCGTCGCACCGTCACCATTGAAGATGTGGGTAACAGCGCAGCCTTCCTGTGCTCCAACCTGTCTGCGGGTATCTCCGGTGAAGTCGTTCACGTAGACGGCGGGTTCAATATCGCCGCCATGAACGAGCTGGAACTGAAATAA
- a CDS encoding carboxymuconolactone decarboxylase family protein produces the protein MEPRRVNGKNHWYHETQSTICPVDVLPLVPEAAHVEDRFLLDLTLPEAWLHIHAGWLHPARQLAGLLFPDQVTISRLQTFTAYDRLSTALTVAQVFGVQRLCNHYAARLAPLPGPDSSRESNRRLAQITQYARQLAGSPSVINALSRSQLDEVGLTSRDIILINQIIGFVGFQARAIAVLQAALGFPVRWIPGMPQQEEAPAELFTAPPGEWQSDLEDPDLQYADDERQHRIASWQSLPGLGELAPLLACDPPLIAPLETLIRQLSTDDAFVPQVALLTARTNGSATCFDAWLNRWQGEEDFASHLRQGEHALHRWLARHPQSRVLVIAVQLLTRSPDRFSAAQLTPLAEYGLSTAQAIDLLTWSGLCGWMNRLKIALGNVRQQT, from the coding sequence ATGGAGCCACGCCGCGTGAATGGCAAAAACCACTGGTATCACGAAACCCAGTCAACAATCTGCCCGGTGGATGTTCTACCGCTTGTCCCTGAAGCCGCCCATGTTGAAGACCGCTTTTTGCTGGACCTGACGCTGCCGGAAGCCTGGCTGCACATCCACGCAGGCTGGCTACACCCCGCTCGCCAGTTGGCCGGACTGCTGTTTCCCGATCAGGTGACAATCAGCCGCCTGCAGACCTTTACTGCCTACGATCGCCTGAGCACCGCGCTGACTGTCGCCCAGGTCTTCGGCGTCCAGCGGTTGTGTAACCATTACGCCGCCCGCCTGGCCCCTCTGCCGGGGCCCGACTCTTCGCGCGAGAGCAACCGCCGCCTGGCGCAGATCACCCAATATGCTCGTCAGCTTGCTGGTTCCCCCTCCGTGATTAACGCCCTCTCCCGCAGCCAGTTGGATGAAGTCGGATTAACCAGCCGGGATATTATTCTGATCAACCAGATTATTGGTTTCGTCGGCTTCCAGGCCCGGGCAATTGCCGTCCTGCAGGCGGCGCTGGGCTTCCCGGTGCGCTGGATCCCCGGCATGCCTCAGCAAGAAGAGGCCCCCGCCGAACTGTTCACCGCGCCACCAGGAGAGTGGCAGAGCGACCTTGAAGATCCCGATCTGCAGTACGCCGATGATGAGCGCCAGCATCGCATCGCCAGTTGGCAGTCGCTGCCCGGCCTTGGCGAGTTAGCCCCGCTGCTGGCCTGCGACCCGCCGTTGATCGCACCGCTGGAGACATTAATACGCCAGCTCAGCACTGACGATGCCTTTGTCCCGCAGGTCGCCTTACTCACAGCGCGGACCAATGGCAGTGCTACCTGTTTTGATGCCTGGCTCAATCGTTGGCAAGGGGAAGAGGACTTCGCCAGCCATCTACGGCAAGGCGAGCATGCTCTCCATCGCTGGCTTGCCCGGCACCCTCAGTCGCGCGTGCTTGTCATCGCGGTCCAGTTATTAACCCGTTCCCCGGACCGGTTTAGCGCCGCACAGCTAACGCCCCTCGCGGAATATGGACTTTCCACAGCGCAGGCGATTGATCTGTTGACCTGGAGCGGGCTGTGCGGCTGGATGAATCGGCTGAAAATCGCCCTCGGCAATGTGCGTCAGCAGACGTAA